A stretch of the Desulfobacter sp. genome encodes the following:
- a CDS encoding UbiA family prenyltransferase, producing the protein MIKFSHTIFALPFALSAVILAWESHPFSLWDLAWILTAMVSARSGAMGFNRIVDARIDEKNPRTAVREIPSGVLSPKEAIFFVGISCLIFIFSSAMLSGLCFILSFPVLFFLGFYSYTKRFTPYCHVYLGFAIGLAPVGAWVAITNTLDPGIIFLSMSLWTYIAGFDILYACQDIDFDREQGLFSLPATLGAKNAMNVARLLHSMTMVFFVAMFFAFGMHPVFLVFLGLIGLVLIIEHQLVRPEDLTRINLTFFHMNSIVSVALLIGVVVETLLR; encoded by the coding sequence ATGATCAAGTTTTCCCATACCATTTTTGCCCTGCCCTTTGCCCTGTCCGCCGTGATCCTGGCCTGGGAGTCCCATCCCTTTTCCCTTTGGGATCTTGCCTGGATTCTTACGGCCATGGTCAGTGCCAGGTCCGGTGCCATGGGCTTCAACCGGATTGTGGATGCCCGGATTGATGAAAAAAATCCCAGAACCGCTGTCCGGGAGATTCCTAGCGGGGTATTATCCCCAAAAGAGGCCATATTCTTTGTGGGGATATCCTGTTTGATTTTTATATTTTCCTCGGCCATGCTCTCCGGACTTTGTTTTATCCTTTCGTTTCCCGTACTTTTTTTTCTTGGGTTTTATTCTTATACCAAACGGTTCACCCCCTACTGCCACGTTTATCTGGGGTTTGCCATCGGCCTTGCCCCTGTCGGAGCCTGGGTGGCCATTACCAATACCCTGGACCCGGGCATTATATTTTTGTCCATGAGCCTCTGGACCTATATTGCCGGGTTTGACATTCTTTATGCCTGCCAGGACATTGATTTTGACCGGGAACAGGGCTTGTTTTCCCTGCCGGCAACCCTTGGGGCAAAAAATGCCATGAACGTTGCACGATTGCTGCATTCCATGACCATGGTTTTTTTTGTGGCCATGTTTTTTGCCTTTGGCATGCACCCTGTATTTTTGGTTTTTTTAGGCCTGATCGGCCTGGTTCTGATCATTGAGCACCAATTGGTCCGTCCGGAAGATTTAACCCGGATTAATTTAACATTTTTTCATATGAATTCCATCGTCTCGGTGGCCCTGCTCATCGGGGTGGTGGTGGAGACCTTGTTAAGATGA
- a CDS encoding AAA family ATPase encodes MSKVIAMAGKGGVGKTTVSALVTRYFAKKNSDPLLAIDADPNSNLGETLGLNIENTVGDIRENFMKDPQGVPAGMDKMLYLEMLMNQVLIEEKSYDLLVMGRQEGQGCYCMVNNILNRFAEQLESNYKYLLVDNEAGMEHLSRRTSGKVDILLLVTDYALRGLRAVGRINSMLGDLKLDVKEKGIIVNRAPEKLSQAFLDEVERIGVPIVATIPDDNNLLEFDMEQRSLIDLPDDSPAVKAVDQLMAKAKEIMG; translated from the coding sequence ATGAGTAAAGTAATTGCAATGGCCGGCAAGGGCGGTGTGGGAAAAACCACCGTTTCTGCGCTGGTGACCCGATATTTTGCCAAGAAAAATTCTGATCCTCTTCTTGCCATTGATGCAGATCCCAACTCAAATCTGGGGGAGACCCTGGGGCTTAACATAGAAAATACCGTGGGAGACATCAGGGAAAATTTTATGAAAGATCCCCAGGGTGTGCCTGCGGGCATGGACAAGATGCTCTACCTTGAAATGCTCATGAACCAGGTTCTGATTGAGGAAAAATCCTATGACCTGCTGGTCATGGGCCGCCAGGAAGGCCAGGGCTGCTATTGCATGGTCAATAATATTCTGAACCGGTTTGCCGAGCAATTGGAGAGCAACTATAAATATCTGCTGGTGGACAATGAAGCCGGCATGGAGCATTTGAGCCGGAGAACCAGCGGCAAGGTGGATATTTTGCTTCTGGTGACAGATTATGCCCTCAGAGGGCTGCGGGCTGTGGGCCGGATCAACTCCATGCTGGGGGATCTGAAACTGGATGTCAAAGAAAAGGGGATTATTGTCAACCGGGCCCCGGAAAAATTAAGCCAGGCGTTTTTGGATGAGGTGGAAAGAATCGGGGTGCCGATTGTGGCGACCATTCCCGATGATAATAATCTTTTGGAGTTTGATATGGAACAGCGCTCTTTGATTGACCTGCCTGACGACTCTCCAGCGGTTAAGGCCGTGGATCAGCTCATGGCAAAGGCCAAGGAGATCATGGGCTGA
- a CDS encoding DUF89 family protein has protein sequence MKMDNQCYPCLVSAGLNAACLATEDQTLVGEIIRNVLAELAVADPKTPPPLIARFVQETVARVTGVDDPYGPLKKTCNDMALDLYPELLALKASAGNRRARFDTGVRLAIAGNIIDFGVSAHVGKKLVTDTISHSLKTSVHGSIETFYRAVDKAENILWLADNAGEIVFDRLLLEEMDLSKVIYAVRGKPVINDAVMEDARAAGLTSMVKVVDSGTNIPGTLVDYCSNAFKSVFHKADLIIAKGQGNFETLDHGDPRTWFLFKAKCSVVARYAGCNIGDLVVKQGGI, from the coding sequence ATGAAAATGGACAATCAGTGTTATCCTTGTCTTGTCAGCGCCGGGTTGAATGCCGCCTGCCTTGCCACTGAAGATCAGACCCTTGTGGGGGAAATTATCCGGAACGTTTTGGCAGAATTGGCGGTTGCGGATCCTAAAACCCCGCCGCCTCTGATTGCCCGGTTTGTTCAAGAGACTGTGGCCCGGGTTACAGGCGTAGACGATCCCTACGGCCCCTTAAAGAAAACCTGCAATGACATGGCTTTGGACCTATACCCTGAGCTTTTGGCCCTTAAGGCCAGTGCCGGGAACAGAAGGGCCCGTTTTGATACCGGGGTCCGGCTGGCCATTGCCGGTAATATCATTGATTTCGGGGTAAGCGCCCATGTGGGCAAAAAACTGGTGACAGATACGATTTCCCATTCGCTGAAAACGTCTGTCCATGGCAGTATTGAAACCTTTTACCGGGCCGTGGACAAGGCTGAAAATATTCTGTGGCTGGCGGATAATGCCGGCGAGATTGTTTTTGACCGGCTATTGCTGGAAGAGATGGATCTTTCAAAGGTGATTTATGCGGTCCGGGGCAAACCTGTGATCAATGATGCTGTGATGGAAGATGCCCGTGCCGCAGGCCTGACCTCCATGGTCAAGGTGGTGGATTCGGGTACCAACATCCCCGGCACCCTTGTGGATTATTGTTCCAATGCCTTTAAATCCGTTTTTCACAAGGCAGATCTCATCATTGCCAAGGGCCAGGGTAATTTTGAAACCCTGGACCATGGGGATCCTCGAACCTGGTTTTTGTTCAAGGCCAAATGTTCGGTGGTGGCCCGGTATGCCGGCTGCAACATCGGAGATTTAGTGGTCAAGCAAGGGGGGATATGA
- a CDS encoding CCA tRNA nucleotidyltransferase produces MDWPGVGLILERLSASGRAAFIVGGAVRDMIMGLDFDDVDILTRSDPEDVEILFKDQKTKQVGQAFPITLVNGVEVASCRSECSGADFPISDLGMRDFTINAMALDPFSGTLIDPFKGKEDIKDGIIRFTRDSVQRIKEDPLRMVRACRFAAKFCSRIEPASFAAIKTHRQLIADQVSKERIRLELIKAMALDFPSLFLTLLHDTGLLGLILPSLDRCHTLDGGPFHGETVFEHCLLVGDALPFSRPLLRLAGYLHDVGKYDAARIKQGQLTFAGHEQCCDALENDLARLRFSGREAEYILSLVKGHMPPLNEKTTPKAVRRLLVMLADLNLSHKDFLRMRIADKKGNLAKSPYTFSQIRIRLKKILDEISNQAALNINDLEISGRDIQNILSMGPGPGVGKVKKKLFDQVVADPSLNTREALERLIRGLLP; encoded by the coding sequence ATGGACTGGCCAGGGGTTGGATTGATCCTCGAGCGGTTATCCGCTTCCGGCAGAGCCGCATTCATTGTGGGCGGTGCCGTCAGGGACATGATCATGGGCTTGGATTTTGATGATGTGGATATTTTGACCCGGTCAGATCCGGAAGATGTGGAAATCCTGTTCAAAGATCAAAAGACAAAGCAGGTGGGCCAGGCCTTTCCCATTACCCTGGTCAACGGGGTGGAGGTGGCCTCGTGCAGAAGCGAGTGTTCGGGGGCTGATTTCCCCATCTCTGATCTTGGGATGCGGGATTTTACCATCAACGCCATGGCTTTGGACCCTTTTTCAGGAACCCTGATTGACCCTTTTAAGGGGAAAGAGGATATCAAGGATGGCATCATCCGGTTTACCCGGGATTCTGTCCAGCGGATTAAAGAAGATCCTTTGAGAATGGTCAGGGCCTGTCGGTTTGCCGCCAAATTTTGCAGCCGGATTGAGCCGGCTTCCTTTGCCGCCATTAAAACCCACAGGCAATTGATCGCTGACCAGGTCTCCAAAGAGAGAATCCGGCTTGAACTGATCAAGGCCATGGCTTTGGATTTTCCCTCTTTGTTCTTGACCCTTCTCCACGACACCGGCCTTTTGGGGCTGATACTTCCCAGCCTGGACCGGTGCCACACCCTTGACGGGGGGCCTTTTCACGGGGAGACCGTTTTTGAACACTGTCTTCTGGTGGGGGATGCCCTGCCTTTTTCCCGGCCCTTGCTCCGGCTGGCAGGGTATCTCCATGATGTGGGCAAGTATGATGCCGCAAGGATAAAACAGGGACAGCTGACCTTTGCGGGTCACGAACAATGCTGTGATGCTCTGGAAAATGATCTTGCCCGTCTTCGGTTTTCCGGCCGGGAGGCCGAATATATCCTTTCCCTGGTCAAAGGACATATGCCTCCTTTGAACGAAAAGACCACCCCCAAAGCGGTGCGCAGGCTTCTGGTCATGCTTGCCGATCTGAATCTTTCCCACAAGGATTTTCTCAGGATGAGAATTGCCGATAAAAAGGGGAATCTGGCCAAGTCCCCTTACACCTTTTCCCAGATTCGTATCCGCCTTAAAAAAATCTTGGATGAAATTTCAAATCAGGCCGCCTTGAACATCAATGATCTTGAGATTTCCGGCAGGGATATTCAGAACATTCTAAGCATGGGGCCGGGGCCTGGGGTGGGAAAGGTTAAAAAAAAACTTTTTGACCAGGTGGTGGCAGATCCAAGTCTTAACACCCGAGAGGCACTTGAAAGATTGATCAGGGGATTGCTGCCATGA
- a CDS encoding response regulator, with product MKKNLVLAVDDKPKNLQFLGRLLSDNGYEVAMAQNGSQAINFVQKESPDLILLDIMMPEMDGYEVCRQLKQDVGACHIHVIFLTAKTDTQDVVKGFEAGGVDYVTKPFNSAELLARIRTHVDLNALRGLLPMCASCKKIRDEKGYWKEVDAYLEAHSQVLFTHGICPDCMHKLYKETSWYKKSQS from the coding sequence ATGAAAAAAAATTTGGTTCTTGCGGTGGATGATAAACCTAAAAACCTACAGTTTTTAGGTCGGTTGCTCTCTGACAACGGGTATGAGGTGGCCATGGCCCAGAACGGGAGCCAGGCCATCAACTTTGTTCAAAAAGAGTCGCCTGACTTGATTCTTTTGGACATTATGATGCCTGAAATGGATGGATATGAGGTGTGCCGGCAATTGAAACAAGATGTGGGTGCCTGTCATATCCATGTGATTTTTCTGACCGCAAAAACCGATACCCAAGATGTGGTCAAAGGATTTGAGGCCGGCGGGGTGGATTATGTGACCAAGCCTTTTAATTCTGCCGAACTTCTGGCCCGGATCAGGACCCATGTTGATCTTAACGCCCTTAGAGGGCTTTTGCCCATGTGTGCCAGCTGTAAGAAAATCAGGGATGAAAAAGGATACTGGAAAGAGGTGGATGCCTATCTGGAAGCCCACTCCCAGGTGCTTTTTACCCACGGAATATGCCCTGATTGCATGCATAAACTCTACAAAGAGACCTCATGGTATAAAAAAAGCCAATCTTAA
- the amrS gene encoding AmmeMemoRadiSam system radical SAM enzyme: protein MRPAKLFEPLEEKMVKCLACNHYCRIAPGKQGRCRVRENQNGFLVSLVYDRLVSAGSDPIEKKPIFHLKPGSTSFSIATMGCNFRCQFCQNSDIAQMPQGLTPEAWIMGKKIEPEDIVAQAMARGCESISYTYTEPTVFFELALGTARLAKEKGLYNIFVTNGFMSPELIDLAAPVLDAANVDLKAFNEDFYKQYCRARLGPVKESLKLMKQKGMMVEVTTLIIPGLNDDPNELEKMAGFISRELGPETPWHLSRFHPAYRLQDRAATPVKILEQACDIGVSAGLYHVYTGNVPGARENTFCRACNALVVRRQGYGVENYLVQGCCPECGHPVYGIY from the coding sequence ATGAGGCCGGCCAAGCTTTTTGAACCCTTAGAAGAGAAAATGGTCAAATGCCTTGCCTGCAACCATTATTGCAGGATCGCCCCGGGAAAACAGGGCCGGTGCAGGGTCAGGGAAAATCAGAACGGATTCTTGGTTTCCCTGGTCTATGACCGGCTGGTTTCAGCCGGTTCCGACCCCATAGAAAAAAAACCTATTTTTCACCTTAAACCCGGCTCGACCTCTTTTTCCATTGCCACCATGGGGTGCAACTTCAGGTGCCAATTTTGCCAGAATTCAGATATTGCCCAGATGCCCCAAGGGCTGACACCTGAGGCCTGGATCATGGGCAAAAAAATTGAACCCGAGGATATTGTGGCCCAGGCCATGGCCCGGGGGTGTGAAAGTATTTCCTATACCTATACTGAACCTACGGTTTTTTTTGAACTGGCCCTTGGGACAGCACGCCTGGCCAAGGAAAAAGGGCTGTACAATATTTTTGTCACCAACGGCTTTATGAGCCCTGAACTTATTGACCTTGCAGCCCCTGTCCTGGACGCGGCAAACGTGGATTTAAAGGCCTTTAATGAAGATTTTTACAAGCAATATTGCAGGGCAAGGCTCGGGCCGGTAAAAGAGAGCCTGAAACTGATGAAACAAAAGGGCATGATGGTCGAGGTGACCACCCTGATCATCCCGGGGCTGAATGATGATCCAAACGAGCTGGAAAAAATGGCCGGGTTTATTTCCCGGGAACTCGGGCCTGAGACCCCCTGGCACCTGTCCCGGTTCCATCCGGCATACAGGCTTCAGGACAGGGCCGCCACCCCGGTAAAAATTCTTGAGCAGGCCTGTGATATCGGTGTTTCAGCAGGACTTTATCACGTATACACGGGCAATGTTCCCGGCGCCAGGGAAAACACCTTTTGCCGGGCCTGCAATGCTCTGGTGGTCAGGCGCCAGGGGTATGGGGTCGAAAATTATCTTGTCCAGGGATGCTGTCCTGAATGCGGACACCCGGTCTACGGGATCTATTGA
- the serB gene encoding phosphoserine phosphatase SerB, which produces MGDIVLINISGMDRKGLDAKFTGILAQYRVTILDIGQAVIHEHISLGILAEIPCAQDFSLIFKDMLFEGHNLGLKVEIKPVDLDNYETWVHAQGKERRIITILGRAITASQISAVTSVIAANDLNIDSITRLSGRRSVKDALTNPKASIQFSVSGRPTDIKDMRGRFMEISQTQGVDISFHVDDIYRKNRKLVVFDMDSTLIQAEVIVELAKLAGVGDEVDKITEAAMRGEMDFAESFRRRVALLGGLKEEQIQGLAQTLPLTEGADLVIRTLKGLGYKLGILSGGFTFVGNYLKERLGFDYVYANELEIKNGEVTGEVHGEIVDGEKKASLLREIAQRENLSIHQTIAVGDGANDLPMISIAGLGVAFNAKPLVREKASNAISTMGLDGLLYLIGIHEREISQSEPMT; this is translated from the coding sequence ATGGGAGATATTGTTCTTATCAATATAAGCGGCATGGACAGAAAAGGTCTGGATGCAAAATTCACAGGGATTCTGGCCCAGTATCGTGTCACCATCCTCGACATCGGGCAGGCGGTTATTCATGAACATATTTCCTTGGGAATTCTTGCGGAGATTCCCTGTGCCCAGGACTTTTCCCTGATTTTCAAGGATATGCTGTTTGAAGGTCATAACCTGGGGCTGAAAGTAGAAATCAAGCCTGTGGACCTGGACAATTACGAAACCTGGGTCCATGCCCAGGGCAAGGAGCGGCGGATTATCACCATTCTGGGCCGGGCCATTACTGCAAGCCAGATTTCAGCCGTGACTTCGGTGATTGCCGCCAACGATCTTAACATTGATTCTATTACAAGGCTTTCAGGCCGCCGATCTGTGAAAGATGCCCTGACCAATCCCAAAGCCTCTATCCAGTTTTCTGTTTCAGGCAGGCCAACAGATATCAAGGACATGAGGGGAAGGTTCATGGAGATTTCCCAGACCCAGGGGGTTGATATCTCTTTTCACGTGGACGATATCTACCGGAAAAACAGGAAACTTGTGGTCTTTGACATGGATTCCACCCTGATCCAGGCGGAGGTCATTGTTGAACTGGCCAAACTGGCAGGGGTGGGAGATGAGGTGGATAAAATCACAGAGGCGGCCATGCGGGGTGAGATGGATTTTGCGGAAAGTTTCCGGCGGCGGGTGGCCCTGCTGGGCGGTTTAAAAGAAGAACAGATTCAAGGCCTTGCCCAGACCCTTCCTTTGACCGAAGGGGCGGACCTGGTCATCCGGACCCTCAAGGGCCTGGGGTATAAACTGGGGATTTTGTCCGGGGGATTCACCTTTGTGGGCAATTACCTCAAAGAGCGGCTCGGATTTGACTATGTGTATGCCAACGAGCTTGAGATTAAAAACGGGGAGGTCACAGGCGAGGTTCACGGGGAAATTGTGGACGGAGAAAAAAAGGCCAGCCTGCTCCGGGAAATTGCCCAACGGGAAAATCTGTCCATCCATCAGACCATTGCCGTGGGGGACGGGGCCAATGATCTGCCCATGATCTCAATTGCAGGCCTGGGCGTTGCCTTTAATGCCAAGCCCCTGGTCCGGGAAAAGGCCAGCAATGCCATTTCCACCATGGGTCTTGACGGGCTTTTGTATTTGATCGGCATCCATGAGCGGGAGATCAGCCAGTCCGAGCCCATGACCTGA
- a CDS encoding PilZ domain-containing protein, with translation MDIFINEKCYNIQCRQHQRISVDLQFEILFLSNEDQAWYVEKYGLPEAEGIDQTKSVSETDDAEEMRIRVKDISVSGMQFQTGYYFPLDNFVMLKILIRSIDLSVLSRVVRIKHRPMGTGYVMGVEFVNMKMTEREKLLRYVQSLSTEEKKTPLRFY, from the coding sequence GTGGACATTTTTATCAACGAGAAATGCTACAATATCCAGTGTCGTCAGCACCAGCGGATTTCAGTGGATCTTCAGTTTGAAATTTTATTTTTATCCAACGAGGACCAGGCCTGGTATGTTGAAAAATACGGGCTTCCGGAGGCAGAGGGCATTGACCAGACCAAGAGCGTATCTGAAACCGATGACGCAGAAGAGATGCGCATCCGGGTCAAGGATATCTCTGTGAGCGGCATGCAGTTCCAGACCGGTTATTATTTCCCTTTGGATAATTTTGTCATGCTGAAGATTTTGATCCGTTCTATTGATCTGTCTGTATTGTCCAGAGTGGTTCGCATCAAGCACAGGCCCATGGGAACAGGCTATGTCATGGGGGTTGAGTTTGTGAACATGAAAATGACGGAACGGGAAAAATTGCTGCGCTATGTTCAGTCATTATCAACTGAAGAAAAAAAGACCCCCCTTCGGTTTTATTAG
- a CDS encoding flavodoxin family protein — MGEIVKPKTMTPSNKILGVGGSPRQKGNSDILLNTIIHAAAEEKTQCRSVQLRDVQFQGCIGCEKCRKDKICTGLTDGMSLIYNGIISSQGLVLVSPTHNYNITSWMKAFIDRLYCFYNFQKTHPRAWSSQFENQNRKAVVVAVCEQENKKDMGFTIEAMKLPLEALGYEVIEELSVFKVFEKARVKKDTATLERASNIGKRLAKSISQ, encoded by the coding sequence ATGGGTGAGATTGTTAAACCAAAGACCATGACTCCTTCCAATAAAATTTTAGGCGTTGGCGGCAGCCCCAGGCAAAAAGGAAATTCTGATATTCTGCTGAACACAATCATCCATGCTGCCGCAGAAGAGAAGACTCAATGCCGTTCAGTGCAGTTAAGAGATGTGCAGTTTCAAGGGTGTATCGGTTGCGAAAAATGCAGGAAAGATAAGATCTGTACCGGGCTGACCGATGGGATGTCCTTAATTTATAATGGTATAATTTCTTCACAGGGCCTGGTTCTTGTTTCCCCCACCCACAACTATAATATTACCTCATGGATGAAGGCGTTCATCGATCGTTTATATTGCTTTTATAATTTTCAAAAGACTCACCCGCGAGCCTGGTCCAGTCAATTTGAAAATCAAAACCGCAAGGCCGTTGTTGTTGCTGTTTGTGAGCAGGAGAACAAAAAAGATATGGGATTTACCATTGAAGCGATGAAATTACCCCTGGAAGCGCTCGGGTATGAAGTGATTGAAGAACTATCGGTTTTTAAGGTCTTTGAAAAAGCAAGGGTAAAAAAAGATACCGCAACCTTGGAAAGGGCGTCAAATATAGGTAAACGCCTTGCCAAATCAATCAGTCAATAA
- a CDS encoding class I SAM-dependent methyltransferase yields MGYVFDFKDAQGYDAGFERPKSRHGLDLEIKLIRDLVNPKAGQRLVDIGCGTGISLVPFLDQGMSLTGIDYSPYMLDKAAARLGSQVDLHRGPAEDLPFDDNAFDTALLFTSLEFTDRPAKAIEEACRVAKDRVVIGVLNRYAPLNMARRFKSFFFPGIYGHAQFFSVGELKMMLKTILGRVPVKWGTTLQFPFVSGTWAARVENLKLVQKSYYGTFIGMRIRPVPKFRTRPLTLKIRKPKSYKPATGLATGMRIKE; encoded by the coding sequence ATGGGATATGTATTTGATTTCAAGGATGCCCAGGGCTATGATGCCGGGTTTGAGCGGCCGAAATCCAGGCACGGCCTTGACCTTGAAATCAAATTAATCCGTGATCTGGTCAACCCCAAAGCGGGCCAGCGCCTTGTGGATATCGGCTGCGGCACAGGCATCAGCCTGGTGCCTTTTCTGGACCAGGGCATGAGCCTGACCGGCATTGATTATTCTCCATATATGCTGGACAAGGCCGCTGCCCGGCTGGGCAGCCAGGTCGATCTTCACAGGGGACCTGCTGAGGATCTTCCCTTTGACGATAATGCATTTGATACGGCCTTGCTGTTTACCAGTCTGGAGTTTACGGACCGGCCGGCCAAGGCCATTGAAGAGGCCTGCCGGGTGGCCAAGGACAGGGTGGTGATCGGGGTGCTCAACCGGTATGCGCCCCTGAATATGGCCCGGCGGTTTAAAAGCTTTTTTTTCCCCGGCATTTATGGACATGCCCAGTTTTTCAGTGTGGGAGAGTTGAAAATGATGCTTAAAACCATTTTGGGCCGGGTGCCTGTTAAATGGGGAACCACCCTTCAGTTTCCCTTTGTCTCGGGCACCTGGGCCGCACGGGTGGAAAATTTAAAGCTGGTGCAAAAGTCCTATTACGGCACCTTTATCGGCATGCGTATCCGGCCGGTTCCCAAGTTCAGGACCCGGCCCCTGACCTTGAAGATCCGGAAGCCAAAAAGTTACAAGCCTGCCACAGGGCTTGCCACGGGAATGAGAATCAAAGAATGA
- a CDS encoding UbiX family flavin prenyltransferase, translated as MNSNLNIGKTYVVAISGASGSIYGVRLVRALAETSGRVLVILSCAGLKVLAHEMAMLAHESFGDLLIRQGMSKTSLEKIEIFTQDEIGSAPASGSFVHQGMAVAPCSMKTLSAVASGYADNLMTRSCDVSLKEKRPLVLVPRETPLNLIHIENMAKAARAGAVILPPCPSFYSFPKTMEDLADTVVARIMDHLGAEHDLLRRWGS; from the coding sequence ATGAATTCAAATCTGAATATCGGCAAAACATATGTGGTCGCGATTTCCGGGGCTTCGGGCAGTATTTACGGTGTTCGTCTGGTCAGGGCCCTGGCCGAGACCTCTGGCCGGGTACTGGTCATTCTTTCTTGTGCGGGGCTTAAGGTATTGGCCCATGAGATGGCCATGCTTGCCCATGAATCCTTTGGGGACCTTCTTATCCGGCAGGGCATGTCAAAAACCAGCCTGGAAAAAATTGAGATTTTTACCCAGGATGAAATAGGGTCAGCACCGGCCTCAGGCTCCTTTGTTCACCAGGGCATGGCCGTGGCCCCCTGTTCTATGAAAACATTGTCTGCCGTGGCTTCCGGCTATGCTGACAACCTTATGACCCGGTCCTGTGATGTGAGCCTCAAGGAAAAACGGCCCCTGGTTCTGGTGCCCAGGGAAACCCCGCTCAACCTTATTCATATTGAAAACATGGCCAAAGCAGCCCGGGCAGGGGCTGTTATTTTGCCGCCTTGTCCTTCGTTTTATAGCTTTCCCAAGACCATGGAAGACCTGGCTGACACTGTGGTGGCAAGAATCATGGATCACCTTGGGGCAGAACATGACCTGCTAAGGCGCTGGGGCAGTTGA
- a CDS encoding GAF domain-containing protein, with protein sequence MTTLSGAPDVEKQVHDLHEILEITNRMAVEKNLDLLLKIIMEGATRVLNADVSSIFLCDYGNNEFYSRFIQQSGVNEIRFPLDKGIAGSVAQTRKPINIEDAYKDSRFNPDVDKETDYRTKSILCMPLITREGDVIGMTQVLNKKHGVFTEYDEKLLGVFSNNAAVAIENTMLHEENELLFKSLVSSLSKTIDARDPVTAGHSQRVALYSSRLAHACGLDDDALNEMEVASWLHDIGKIGVRDDVLLKADRLTPEEYKKVQEHAAYTSEILEQVHFSRDLKNVPLGAFLFSRF encoded by the coding sequence ATGACTACATTGTCGGGGGCGCCGGACGTAGAAAAACAGGTTCATGACCTTCATGAAATTTTAGAAATTACCAATCGCATGGCAGTGGAAAAAAACCTTGACCTGTTGTTGAAAATTATCATGGAGGGTGCCACAAGGGTGTTGAACGCTGATGTGAGTTCTATCTTTCTCTGCGATTATGGAAATAATGAATTTTATTCCAGATTTATTCAGCAGTCCGGGGTCAACGAGATCCGCTTCCCTTTGGACAAGGGCATTGCCGGCAGTGTCGCCCAGACCCGCAAACCCATCAATATCGAAGATGCTTACAAGGACAGCCGGTTCAACCCGGATGTGGACAAGGAAACCGATTACCGCACCAAAAGTATTTTGTGCATGCCCCTGATTACCCGGGAGGGGGATGTCATCGGGATGACCCAGGTCTTGAACAAAAAGCACGGGGTGTTTACCGAATATGATGAAAAACTGCTGGGGGTATTTTCCAATAATGCGGCCGTGGCCATTGAAAATACAATGCTTCATGAAGAAAATGAACTTTTGTTTAAAAGTCTGGTTTCGAGCTTGTCAAAAACCATTGATGCCCGGGACCCGGTCACAGCCGGGCATTCACAGCGGGTGGCCCTGTACTCGTCACGGCTGGCCCATGCCTGCGGACTTGACGACGATGCCTTAAATGAAATGGAAGTGGCCTCCTGGCTCCATGATATCGGTAAGATCGGGGTCAGGGATGATGTGCTTTTAAAGGCGGACCGTCTTACCCCCGAAGAGTATAAAAAGGTCCAGGAGCATGCGGCCTATACCAGCGAGATTTTAGAACAGGTCCACTTTTCAAGGGATTTGAAGAATGTGCCTTTGGGCGCATTCCTATTTTCCCGGTTTTAA